CAATCCCGTGATCACGGGCGATTTTTCGCGTATATGGTGTCGCAAGGACACGTTTTGTTGGAGATGCTTGAACAGGTGGGACTGCGACATCGACAGGTACTGATTCAGATACGCGCGACGCTTCAGGTGCTACAGTGACTGGCATGTCAGAAGCGTTGCTTGCTTCGATATGCAACAATGTCGTACCGACTTGCACCGTCTGACCGACCGGGATGATGATTTCCTTGACGATTCCGGAAACGGGAGCCGGTAGTGCGGCGACCATCTTATCAGTCGCGACCTCAACGACCGGTTGATCCGTCGTGACATGGTCTCCGACTTGGACGAGGTAATGGGCGATCTCACCTTCTGTCATCCCTTCACCGACATCATGTAATTTAACTTCGATCATGGCATTCAGCTCCTTAAAACTCGACCGTACGCTGAATCGTCGCAAGGACACGTTCTGGCGTCGGAATGTAATGGTCTTCGAGGGCGAACAGCGGGACCGGAACATCAAAACCGGTCACGCGGGCAATCGGTGCCCGTAAATAAAGGAACGCCGTATCATTAATCAACGTCACGAGATCATTACCGAGACCACCCATTGCTGCGGCTTCATGGACGATGACGGCACGACCCGTCTTTTGAACGGAAGCAGCAATCGTTTCCCGGTCAAGTGGATAAAGCGTCCGTAAGTCGAGGACTTCGCAAGAAATTCCGCGTTCCTGAGCAGCCGTTGCTGCCTTTTGGGCTACTTGAACCATTGCTCCCCAGGCGATCAACGTTACGTCCGTCCCTTCGCTGACGCAGCGCGCTTTTCCGATTTCAACGGTATACGATTCGCTCGGTACGACTTCCTTGAATGAACGGTAACTGCGCATCGACTCAAGGAACAAAACGGGATCTGGATCTTCAATCGCAGCAATCAATAATCCTTTTGCATCGTATGGTGTCGCTGGACAAACGACCTTAAGACCAGGCATCGATGTAAAGAGTGCTTCTGTACTGTCGGAGTGAATTTCCGGTGCCCGAATACCGGCACCATAAGGCGCACGAATGACCATCGGCACACTGTACCGTCCCATCGTCCGCATCCGAATACGGGAGACGTGAGTCATGATTTGTTCATAGGCAGGGTAGATGAAGCCGAGAAATTGAATCTCGACGATCGGTTTAAAGCCATTGATGGCAAGGCCGATCGACGTACCGACGATGCCAGCTTCACTGAGCGGTGTATCAACAATCCGGTCTTCCCCGAACTCTTCTTGTAAGCCGTCCGTTGCCCGGAAAACGCCACCATTTTTTCCGACATCTTCTCCAAGGACGAGCGTCGTCTCATCCTCTGTCAGTTTCGTTCGTAAGGCATCTGTGACAGCTTGGACGAGTGTCATCTCCGTTTGACGATTGATTGGTGTTGCCATCTCATTTCCCCCTTGCTAGCAGATACGCTTCTTTTTGTTGCTGGACATCAACCGGTAAGGTCGCGTACGTATGGTCGAACAGGTCATTGACGTCTGGCGCCTTGAATTGCTCCATCGCAGTTACTGCCGCTTCAACTTCTGCCTGATGCCGTTCCTGTAGCTGTTGCATCCATGTTTCGTCGAAGTAGCCTTGGTGTTTTAAGAACTGTTCGAGTCGATCAAGTGGATCGACCCGGTCACGTGAACGAGCTTGATCGCGGTATTTCGTTGGATCATCAGCTGTCGTGTGGGCACCAAACCGCCACGTGACGGCTTCGATCAATGTTGGTCCGCCGCCAGAACGGGCACGCGCAACGGCTGCTTGCATCGTGAAATAGACGGCAAATGCATCGTTCCCGTCGATCCGGACGCTCGGCATCCCGTAGGCGATTGCTTTTTGGGCGATCGTTTCGGAATGCATCTGTTTTTCGATCGGAACAGAGATCGCGAATTGATTGTTTTGGTTGAACAGAATGACCGGTGCTTGGAAGACACTGGCGAAGTTCATCCCTTCGTGGAAGTCGCCTTCAGAAGTCGCCCCGTCACCAAAGTAAGCGACCGCGACGTTCGTCGTTCCTTTTCGTTTTTCCGCCCATGCGGCGCCGACGGCATGCGGAATTTGCGTCGAAATCGGCACGGCAGGAGGGAAGATGTGTTTCTCAGATGGCACGCAACCTTCGACACGACCGTTCCAGTAAAGAAGGGTCCGAACCATGTCGGCACCGAACGTCAACGTCGCACCGTGATCTCGGTACGTCGGGAATAACCAGTCCTGATCGGACAACGCCAGTGCACTACCGACTTGCGCTGCTTCTTGTCCTTCGAACGGTGCATAAGTGCCGAGGCGCCCTTGGCGTTGTAAGTTGATCGCTTTTCGGTCAAACGTCCGGATTCGGTGCATCTGTTCATACAGGGTGAGGGCGAGCTCTTTTGTCAAATCGTGTTCTTTTGATGCGTCGATGATACGACCTTCTTCATCGATGATGCGTTGAATCGGAAAATGTTGCTCCATGTCAGCCCCTCCTTCAGTGGTTACGGATATCCCATTTTGGTTTTGTCGTATTCGTAAAGATGTTGTTGTGTTTTGCTCGGATTTGCATCCGTTTTTCACACATTCGGTTCGCGGCTTCAACCGTCGTGATGTTCTCTGCGTGCGACTCCTTGAAGACTTCGAGCACGGCGTCATAGATGTGACGCGTCTTCAGGAGGACCCGTTCGTGATTTGCTCCGTACAGTTCGTCCGCGACTTGGATCAATCCGCCACCATTGACGATATAGTCCGGTGCATACAAGATGCCGCGGTCCATCAAGACGTGAGCGAGCTGTTCATCCGCAAGCTGATTGTTCGCCGAACCGCAGATGGCTTTGCACGGTAAGAGGGCGATGTTTTGAGCGTGAATGACACCACCGTACGCACATGGAACGAAAACATCAGCATCCGTCAGATGAATTTCGTGAGGTGAGACGACGCGAACTGTCCCGGGTGCCATTTCGGCTTGAGTTACGATTGCTGCGAGTGCGGCTTCATTGACGTCTGAAACATAAATCGTCGCACCGGCGAGTAACAGTTGCTCTGCGACCTTGAAGCCTACTTTGCCAAGTCCTTGGATCGCGTAAGTCGCACGACTCAAATCGTCTGAACCGAATAACGTCTCGATCGTCGCCCGAAGTCCATAGACGACACCTTCAGCCGTCGGGATCGATGAATCCCCGCTACCA
This region of Exiguobacterium acetylicum DSM 20416 genomic DNA includes:
- a CDS encoding alpha-ketoacid dehydrogenase subunit beta; protein product: MATPINRQTEMTLVQAVTDALRTKLTEDETTLVLGEDVGKNGGVFRATDGLQEEFGEDRIVDTPLSEAGIVGTSIGLAINGFKPIVEIQFLGFIYPAYEQIMTHVSRIRMRTMGRYSVPMVIRAPYGAGIRAPEIHSDSTEALFTSMPGLKVVCPATPYDAKGLLIAAIEDPDPVLFLESMRSYRSFKEVVPSESYTVEIGKARCVSEGTDVTLIAWGAMVQVAQKAATAAQERGISCEVLDLRTLYPLDRETIAASVQKTGRAVIVHEAAAMGGLGNDLVTLINDTAFLYLRAPIARVTGFDVPVPLFALEDHYIPTPERVLATIQRTVEF
- the pdhA gene encoding pyruvate dehydrogenase (acetyl-transferring) E1 component subunit alpha — its product is MEQHFPIQRIIDEEGRIIDASKEHDLTKELALTLYEQMHRIRTFDRKAINLQRQGRLGTYAPFEGQEAAQVGSALALSDQDWLFPTYRDHGATLTFGADMVRTLLYWNGRVEGCVPSEKHIFPPAVPISTQIPHAVGAAWAEKRKGTTNVAVAYFGDGATSEGDFHEGMNFASVFQAPVILFNQNNQFAISVPIEKQMHSETIAQKAIAYGMPSVRIDGNDAFAVYFTMQAAVARARSGGGPTLIEAVTWRFGAHTTADDPTKYRDQARSRDRVDPLDRLEQFLKHQGYFDETWMQQLQERHQAEVEAAVTAMEQFKAPDVNDLFDHTYATLPVDVQQQKEAYLLARGK
- a CDS encoding Glu/Leu/Phe/Val family dehydrogenase, with the translated sequence MNTLNPSTNPTLSIMEKIAGHEQVVFCNDPVSGLQAIIAIHDTTLGPALGGCRMAPYASVDEALDDVLRLSRGMTYKCAAADVDFGGGKAVIIGNPATDKSPELFRAFGRFVDSLGGRFYTGTDMGTTMDDFVHASRETSRIVGIPEAFGGSGDSSIPTAEGVVYGLRATIETLFGSDDLSRATYAIQGLGKVGFKVAEQLLLAGATIYVSDVNEAALAAIVTQAEMAPGTVRVVSPHEIHLTDADVFVPCAYGGVIHAQNIALLPCKAICGSANNQLADEQLAHVLMDRGILYAPDYIVNGGGLIQVADELYGANHERVLLKTRHIYDAVLEVFKESHAENITTVEAANRMCEKRMQIRAKHNNIFTNTTKPKWDIRNH